A single window of Eucalyptus grandis isolate ANBG69807.140 chromosome 1, ASM1654582v1, whole genome shotgun sequence DNA harbors:
- the LOC104437178 gene encoding peroxidase 5, translating to MKKLLVCIALVLVSLSRCVESQLQVGFYKDSCRLAEFIVKDEVRKAFIKDKGLAAGLVRMHFHDCFVRGCEGSVLIDSTPSNTAEKDSPANNPSLRGFEVIDSAKARLETMCKGVVSCADILAFAARDSVEITGGFGYNVPAGRRDGRVSLAPETINLPLPSFNVNQLTQLFANKGFTQEEMVTLSGAHTIGRSHCTSFNNRLYSFNTTVNQDPSLDPTYASMLKQRCPQNNDSTLVVPMDPPSPNMMDTSYYQGILANRGLFTSDQTLLTNSATANQVTQNARNPFIWKKIFAAAMVKMGKIGVLTGSAGEIRANCRVINS from the exons ATGAAGAAGCTTCTTGTATGTATCGCTTTGGTCCTGGTCTCACTGTCTCGATGCGTCGAGTCTCAGCTTCAAGTTGGGTTCTATAAGGACTCGTGCAGGTTGGCCGAGTTCATCGTTAAGGATGAGGTCAGAAAAGCTTTCATCAAGGACAAGGGTTTGGCTGCTGGCCTTGTGAGGATGCACTTTCATGACTGCTTTGTTAGG GGTTGTGAAGGTTCCGTGCTCATTGACTCCACTCCGTCAAACACAGCCGAAAAGGATTCTCCAGCCAACAATCCTAGTCTGAGAGGATTCGAAGTAATTGACAGTGCCAAGGCTAGGCTCGAAACTATGTGCAAAGGAGTTGTTTCCTGTGCTGACATACTAGCCTTTGCAGCTAGAGATAGTGTGGAGATC acGGGAGGCTTTGGGTACAATGTTCCTGCAGGAAGAAGAGATGGTAGAGTCTCTTTAGCTCCAGAGACTATAAACTTACCTCTCCCGTCTTTCAACGTCAATCAACTCACACAATTGTTTGCCAACAAGGGTTTCACTCAAGAAGAAATGGTCACACTCTCCG GAGCGCATACAATCGGTCGGTCTCACTGCACTTCCTTCAACAATAGACTGTACAGCTTCAATACAACTGTGAACCAGGACCCAAGCTTGGACCCTACATATGCATCCATGTTGAAGCAACGGTGTCCACAAAACAATGATTCGACCCTAGTTGTTCCAATGGACCCCCCTAGCCCGAACATGATGGATACAAGCTATTATCAGGGCATACTTGCGAATCGAGGCTTGTTCACATCAGACCAGACACTCCTCACAAACTCTGCAACTGCAAACCAAGTTACTCAAAATGCAAGAAATCCAttcatttggaagaaaatttttgCGGCTGCAATGGTGAAGATGGGTAAAATCGGTGTCTTGACAGGAAGTGCCGGGGAGATCCGAGCGAATTGCAGGGTCATCAATAGCTAA